The genomic DNA CTTGATAATATAGAGGAAGCGATAAGCAAAATAATAAATCCTGAAATAGACCCTGAATCAAGTTCAGGGTGACATCTTCAGGGTATGGTTCAGGGTGACATCTTCCCCCTTTTGTCATTCTGAACTCGTTTCAGAATCTCAATTGTTTCAGCATCTAATTAATTCAGCAAGTTAGAGACCCTGAATGATCCTGAAACAAGTTCAGGACATGATTTTGGGTGACAAAAAAAGATTTTTTACGAGTCCATCAAAGAATGACAAGTTCGTAAAAAGTCGGATTTCGTTCTTCTCTGTCATTCCCGCGTAGGCGGGAATCCAGTTATTGTAAGGTGTTATAGACTCCCGCCTGCGCGGGAGTGACAAGATTTGGACTTTTGCGAATACGTCAAAGAATAAGAAGAGGTAAACATATTTTGTCTGATTTCATAACTGTCAACAAAAGAACGCATTATTGTGGTAATCTCGGTCCTTCCGATACGGGGAAAGAAGTGGTCCTGATGGGATGGGTGCACAGAAGAAGGGATCACGGAGGTGTGATATTCGTGGATTTAAGGGACAGAGAAGGCCTGGCACAGGTTGTTTTCAACCCTGAAGTAAGTCCCAAATTCCACAAAGAGGCCCACAGGATAAGGAGTGAATTTGTCCTCGCTGTAAAAGGTAAGGTACGGCCCAGACCGGAAGGAATGGTTAATCCGGATTTGAAAACCGGTGGTATCGAAGTGATGGTCGATGAGCTGGAAATATTCAACGAATCAAAAACTCCGCCTTTTGTTCTTGATGCTGATGTCGATATCTCCGAAAATCTTCGCCTTAAATACAGATACCTCGATTTGAGACGGCCCAAGATTCAACAAAAATTAATACTCAGAAACAAGGTCGCTGCTGAAACAAGAAACTACTTGCAGAAAGAGGGTTTTATAGAAATTGAAACTCCTTTCCTGACAAAAAGCACTCCCGAAGGTGCACGTGATTATCTTGTCCCAAGCAGGATAAATCATGGAATGTTCTATGCGCTCCCCCAATCACCACAGCTTTTTAAACAACTGCTTATGGTCTCCGGCTTTGACAAGTATTACCAGATTGTGAGGTGCTTTCGTGATGAAGACCTCAGGGCGGATCGCCAGCCTGAATTCACACAGATCGATATAGAAATGTCCTTCATATCAGAGGAAGATATTATAAGAACGATGGAAGGCCTTATGTCTCATCTATTTAAAACGTGCATCAACAAAGAAGTTATGGTTCCATTCACGAGGATGACCTATGATGAAGCCATGGCTCGATATGGAAAGGATAATCCGGACACAAGGTTCTCACTGGAACTTAGAGATCTGACCGGAATAGTAAAGGATTCGGGTTTTCAGGTTTTCAGGGAAGTGTCCGATCGCGGCGGAGTTATAAAGGCAATAAAAGTAGACGATGGGAAACCCCTTTCCAGAAAAGATCTTGATAGTCTGACAGATTATGTCAGCACTTATGGTGCAAAGGGTATCGCCTGGGCAAGGGTAAACGCCGACGGGTGGACGTCTCCGATATTCAAATTCTTAAAACCTGCGGAAATTGAACAGATAAACAAGAAAATGGAGGCAATCCCGGGTAATGTAATCCTTTTTGTTGCCGATTCGCCAGGGATTGTGAACGATTCTCTAAGTAGTCTGAGGATCCATCTTGCCAAAAAATTAGGATTGATTGATCATGAAGTATTCGCTTTTACCTGGATTACCAGGTTTCCCATGTTTGAATACGGCGAGCAAGAAAAGAGGTTTGCAGCAAAACACCATCCTTTCACCTCTCCGCTAACAGAAGATATACCTCTCCTGAAAACAGATCCCGGGAAGGTCAAGGCCAGAGCCTATGATCTTGTTCTGAACGGAACCGAGATAGGGGGAGGAAGCATACGAATACACCAGAAGGAAATCCAGGCGGAAGTTTTTAATGTTCTTGGACTGAAAGAAGATGAAGTAAGGATGAAATTCGGTTTTTTTCTGGATGCCCTTGAATACGGCACACCTCCTCACGGGGGTATAGCCTTCGGTTTTGACAGGATGATTATGCTGATGACCGGCGCCGAGTCTATCCGGGATGTTATAGCATTCCCTAAAACTCAGAAAGCAACCTGCCCTCTTACAGATGCCCCGGGGAAGATCAGCATAGAACAATTGATGGAACTTTCATTAAAAATAGTATGATTAGCGGTCAGCTATCGGCTTTCAAGAAAAATAATGTGTTTCCTCATCCTGTTGACAGAAGTTTGCTGACCGCTAATTAATGACAAGTTCGCAAAAAGTCCTTTTTTGTCACCCAAAATCATGTCCTGAACTTGTTTCAGGATCATTCAGGGTCTCTAACTTGCTGAAATAATTAGATGCTGAAACAAGTGAGATCCTGAAACGAGTTCAGGACGACAAATGGTGCAGTTTATGACTTTTTACGAGTGCATCAATTAATCCCCTTCCCCAAAATTGACATTGACCCTTCCAATACAGTAGGACAGGCGTCCCGCCTGTCCATAATGGTGAATCGCTTAGACAGCCGAGACGGCTGTCCTACGGGACGGGGAGGACAGTCTTTATTTTCAATGTCTATTTTTGGGCACTTCTTTTTTA from Syntrophales bacterium includes the following:
- the aspS gene encoding aspartate--tRNA ligase, coding for MSDFITVNKRTHYCGNLGPSDTGKEVVLMGWVHRRRDHGGVIFVDLRDREGLAQVVFNPEVSPKFHKEAHRIRSEFVLAVKGKVRPRPEGMVNPDLKTGGIEVMVDELEIFNESKTPPFVLDADVDISENLRLKYRYLDLRRPKIQQKLILRNKVAAETRNYLQKEGFIEIETPFLTKSTPEGARDYLVPSRINHGMFYALPQSPQLFKQLLMVSGFDKYYQIVRCFRDEDLRADRQPEFTQIDIEMSFISEEDIIRTMEGLMSHLFKTCINKEVMVPFTRMTYDEAMARYGKDNPDTRFSLELRDLTGIVKDSGFQVFREVSDRGGVIKAIKVDDGKPLSRKDLDSLTDYVSTYGAKGIAWARVNADGWTSPIFKFLKPAEIEQINKKMEAIPGNVILFVADSPGIVNDSLSSLRIHLAKKLGLIDHEVFAFTWITRFPMFEYGEQEKRFAAKHHPFTSPLTEDIPLLKTDPGKVKARAYDLVLNGTEIGGGSIRIHQKEIQAEVFNVLGLKEDEVRMKFGFFLDALEYGTPPHGGIAFGFDRMIMLMTGAESIRDVIAFPKTQKATCPLTDAPGKISIEQLMELSLKIV